The following proteins come from a genomic window of Flavobacteriaceae bacterium MAR_2010_188:
- a CDS encoding Tat (twin-arginine translocation) pathway signal sequence: MTTRRNFVKKTAAASAAAFIGNSAMSMAASSYRNIIGANDRIHIGIAGLGRRMGAFIEPIALKDSNVKLLYICDVMESQRLRGLEEFKKQINYNPTLENDIRKVLNDKDVDVLINATPDHWHTPGSIMAMQAGKHVYVEKPCSHNMYENEQLVKASKHFNKVVQMGNQQRSSPHTIEIIDKIHKGTIGKAYKAVAFYNNGRGEVPIQKKAAVPVGLDWELWQGPAPRRDYTSETWDYNWHWYGWEYGTGEAGNNGTHELDVARWALQVNLPNHTYVEGNKRHFQDDGWEMYDTMEATFKFADEKIIQWDGKSRNNYSTYGAGRGTVIYGTEGSVFVDREKYMLYDRNGTLIKESLSDSTEAGTALGGGGDTSTKHVQNMFEAIRGKSKLNAPIEDASVSMAMVHYANIAYRIKKAFDIDDKTGQMFDRDAMALWSRTYQPGWDPKF; this comes from the coding sequence ATGACCACGAGAAGGAATTTTGTAAAAAAAACGGCAGCCGCAAGTGCCGCGGCATTTATCGGAAATTCTGCAATGTCTATGGCGGCAAGCAGTTATAGAAATATAATCGGGGCCAATGATCGCATCCACATAGGAATCGCTGGTCTTGGTAGAAGGATGGGAGCGTTTATAGAGCCAATTGCGTTAAAGGATAGCAATGTAAAGCTGCTTTATATCTGCGATGTTATGGAAAGCCAACGTTTAAGAGGTTTAGAAGAGTTTAAAAAACAGATTAACTATAATCCGACCTTAGAGAACGATATAAGAAAAGTGTTAAATGATAAAGATGTCGATGTTTTAATAAATGCGACTCCAGACCATTGGCATACTCCAGGATCCATAATGGCAATGCAGGCGGGTAAACACGTTTATGTCGAAAAACCTTGTAGCCATAATATGTACGAAAACGAGCAGTTGGTAAAGGCATCAAAACATTTCAATAAAGTGGTACAGATGGGTAACCAACAAAGGTCTTCCCCCCATACCATAGAAATTATAGATAAAATTCATAAAGGAACCATTGGGAAAGCATATAAAGCAGTTGCTTTTTATAATAACGGCCGCGGTGAAGTTCCTATACAGAAAAAAGCAGCAGTCCCCGTTGGTCTAGACTGGGAGCTTTGGCAAGGTCCGGCTCCAAGAAGGGATTATACCAGCGAAACTTGGGATTATAACTGGCATTGGTACGGCTGGGAATACGGCACTGGAGAAGCCGGAAACAATGGAACTCATGAGCTAGATGTCGCACGTTGGGCATTACAGGTAAATTTACCTAATCATACCTACGTTGAAGGTAATAAACGTCATTTCCAAGACGATGGCTGGGAAATGTACGACACTATGGAAGCCACTTTTAAGTTTGCTGACGAAAAGATAATTCAATGGGATGGAAAATCGCGAAATAACTACAGCACATATGGCGCAGGAAGAGGCACTGTGATTTATGGTACGGAAGGCTCAGTCTTTGTAGATAGAGAAAAATACATGCTGTATGATCGTAATGGAACCTTGATTAAAGAAAGTCTTTCCGATTCCACTGAAGCAGGAACAGCTCTTGGTGGCGGTGGTGATACTTCAACCAAACACGTGCAGAATATGTTCGAAGCAATTCGAGGAAAATCTAAATTGAACGCTCCAATTGAAGATGCAAGTGTAAGCATGGCCATGGTACATTATGCAAATATTGCTTATAGAATTAAGAAAGCTTTTGATATTGATGATAAAACCGGGCAAATGTTTGATCGAGATGCTATGGCACTTTGGAGTAGGACTTACCAACCTGGCTGGGACCCAAAATTTTAA
- a CDS encoding Por secretion system C-terminal sorting domain-containing protein, with the protein MTQKLHSKTFLIIFLLVANFMAAQSVFINEIHYDNDGGDLNEGLEIAGPAGTDLSDYSVVLYNGNGGGTYGSAITFVGLIPDQQGGYGTVSTFLPTNGLQNGAPDGLALIGPGNVVIQFLSYEGSFTAVGGPADGMVSTDIGVFEDAEVIGYSLQLSGTGNAYTDFAWQVPMENTFGSINTGQDFGGQVIDPDPEPDPNPSTTNGLVFINEIHYDNGGADTGEAIEVAGLAGINLDGYSIELYNGNGGALYNSTTLSGVIENQESGYGTISFQISGIQNGAPDGVALVGPEGLIQFLSYEGTFVAVGGSADGVLSRDIGISESGSGGTTTSLQLVGEGSYYEDFTWTEQTSSFASPNPNQKFIAAEPVLWINEFHYDNDGTDAGEAIEIAGTAGTDLSNYALLLYNGNNGSLYNTMTLSGTIPNQQGGYGTMDFEYPTNGIQNGSPDGIALINIDGDEVIQFLSYEGSFPAIGGAADGLSSTDIGVSEPGNTTIGYSLQLIGEGQSYDAFTWAEPMANTFGEINTSQSFGGDVVDPDPEVFELITIAEARDTALGTKVWIEGTLTVSDQFGNTAYIQDETGGIAIFSDMVTAEGLYQIGDQLKVIGTLSAFNNQIQISDLEVVEFLGQGSLIEPITITLAQIEDYRGQLVRINDVNFLGSDPILFGNSNFVISDETATGELRIDADVDDLVGKTKPDYCQEVVGIVGRYRELNQLLPRQASDLPCAEEYNPVYPGSEISKELTFEVAAWNIEWFGSSSNSPASSAADSDAVQKEAVKEILLGLNADAIGVEEITDIALFAEMIGEMEGYGYVLSDAVSYPNDTSGESQHVGLVYKTDVIDIVETKVLLETIHPYYNGGDDSYLSDYPVEDHTRFYASGRLPFMVTANATIEGQTEEMNFVVLHARANTGSDQDVDYAMRRYDVEVLKDSLDAYYPKDNLFIIGDFNDDVDETVANGVSTTQSSYFEYVNDADDYTVLTATLSEMGFRSTISYPDMIDHIMVSNELVDNYIEGSATVHYEFYTADYAYTASDHFPVSVRMVLVEEDDSCGENGDKVLVCHNGNSLCISKNALPGMMAKGAVMGSCEADALFIYVSPNPAINNTTVYLSGLSKGKATLSVYDLSGNVKLSKSIVIPDESTFEYPLNISQLAAGVYIVKVQNNKGDSVYTKLIIL; encoded by the coding sequence ATGACACAAAAATTACATTCAAAAACATTTTTAATTATTTTTCTGTTAGTCGCAAACTTCATGGCGGCTCAGTCAGTTTTTATCAACGAAATCCATTATGACAATGATGGAGGAGATCTTAATGAGGGACTAGAAATAGCAGGACCTGCAGGAACAGATTTATCTGATTATTCCGTGGTACTTTACAATGGTAATGGCGGCGGCACTTACGGCTCAGCTATCACTTTTGTTGGATTAATTCCTGATCAACAAGGCGGATACGGTACAGTATCAACTTTTTTGCCTACTAATGGATTGCAAAATGGTGCCCCAGATGGACTTGCCCTTATCGGTCCAGGTAATGTAGTAATCCAATTTCTTAGTTATGAGGGTTCTTTTACTGCTGTTGGTGGACCAGCTGACGGAATGGTTAGTACTGATATTGGCGTCTTCGAAGATGCCGAGGTAATTGGTTATTCTCTTCAGTTGAGCGGAACAGGAAATGCCTATACTGATTTTGCTTGGCAAGTGCCAATGGAAAACACCTTTGGCTCTATTAATACCGGTCAGGATTTTGGTGGTCAAGTTATAGACCCGGACCCGGAACCAGACCCGAATCCATCTACAACAAATGGTTTGGTATTTATCAATGAGATACATTATGACAATGGTGGCGCAGACACTGGCGAGGCAATTGAAGTTGCAGGTCTGGCAGGAATAAATTTAGATGGTTACAGCATTGAATTATACAACGGAAATGGAGGCGCACTTTATAACAGCACTACATTAAGTGGAGTTATAGAAAACCAAGAGAGCGGTTACGGTACAATTAGCTTTCAAATTTCAGGAATTCAAAATGGGGCACCAGATGGCGTAGCTTTAGTTGGCCCAGAAGGATTGATTCAATTTTTAAGTTATGAAGGAACATTTGTAGCTGTTGGCGGTTCTGCAGATGGAGTATTAAGCAGAGATATAGGAATTTCAGAAAGTGGTTCGGGAGGTACGACGACTTCGTTACAGTTAGTTGGTGAAGGTTCTTACTATGAAGATTTTACATGGACTGAGCAAACAAGCAGTTTTGCCTCACCAAATCCAAATCAAAAATTTATTGCAGCTGAACCTGTTCTTTGGATTAATGAATTTCATTATGATAATGATGGCACCGATGCAGGTGAAGCAATAGAGATAGCTGGCACTGCGGGAACGGATTTATCTAACTACGCGCTGCTACTTTATAATGGTAATAACGGTTCACTTTATAATACCATGACTCTAAGTGGAACAATTCCAAATCAACAAGGCGGATATGGAACAATGGATTTTGAATATCCTACGAATGGGATACAAAATGGAAGTCCAGATGGGATTGCTCTGATTAATATTGATGGAGACGAAGTTATTCAATTTTTAAGCTACGAAGGTTCTTTTCCTGCTATAGGCGGTGCGGCCGATGGGTTAAGCAGCACAGATATTGGAGTATCAGAACCAGGTAATACTACTATTGGTTATTCCTTACAATTAATTGGTGAAGGACAATCTTATGATGCATTTACATGGGCAGAGCCAATGGCAAATACTTTTGGAGAAATCAATACCTCTCAATCTTTCGGAGGCGATGTTGTTGATCCTGATCCAGAAGTTTTCGAACTGATTACTATTGCCGAGGCTAGAGATACTGCACTCGGAACTAAAGTTTGGATAGAAGGAACGCTAACAGTTTCTGATCAATTTGGTAACACGGCCTACATACAGGATGAAACTGGCGGAATCGCAATTTTTAGTGATATGGTTACTGCAGAAGGACTTTATCAGATTGGCGACCAACTAAAAGTTATTGGCACATTATCTGCTTTTAACAATCAAATTCAGATTTCAGATTTAGAGGTTGTAGAGTTTTTAGGACAAGGTTCATTAATAGAACCAATAACTATCACTTTAGCTCAAATTGAAGACTATAGAGGACAACTTGTACGAATCAATGATGTCAATTTCTTGGGTTCTGATCCTATCTTGTTTGGTAATTCAAACTTTGTTATTTCTGATGAAACGGCAACGGGCGAACTAAGAATTGACGCAGATGTAGACGATTTGGTTGGTAAAACCAAACCAGATTATTGTCAGGAAGTAGTCGGGATTGTGGGTCGTTACAGAGAGCTAAATCAATTGCTTCCTCGTCAAGCTTCAGACTTACCGTGTGCTGAAGAATATAACCCAGTATATCCAGGTTCTGAGATTTCAAAAGAACTTACTTTTGAAGTTGCTGCTTGGAATATAGAATGGTTTGGTTCATCTTCAAACAGTCCAGCAAGCTCTGCTGCAGATAGCGATGCAGTTCAAAAGGAAGCGGTTAAAGAAATCTTACTTGGCTTAAATGCCGATGCAATTGGTGTAGAAGAAATCACGGATATAGCTTTATTTGCCGAGATGATTGGTGAGATGGAAGGTTACGGATATGTTCTTTCCGACGCAGTTTCTTATCCAAATGATACTTCAGGAGAAAGCCAACATGTTGGACTTGTTTATAAGACCGATGTGATCGATATCGTTGAAACAAAAGTTTTATTAGAAACAATTCATCCTTATTACAATGGAGGTGACGATAGCTATCTTTCTGATTATCCTGTTGAAGACCATACTAGATTTTATGCCAGCGGCCGTCTACCATTTATGGTAACTGCCAATGCTACCATAGAAGGTCAGACCGAAGAAATGAATTTTGTTGTTCTACATGCACGTGCAAATACTGGTAGCGATCAAGATGTAGATTACGCAATGAGACGTTACGATGTTGAAGTTCTTAAAGATTCGCTGGATGCTTATTATCCAAAAGACAATCTTTTTATTATTGGTGATTTTAATGATGACGTCGATGAAACGGTTGCAAATGGCGTTAGCACAACTCAAAGTTCTTATTTTGAATACGTGAACGATGCAGATGATTATACTGTACTAACTGCTACATTGAGTGAAATGGGCTTTAGGTCAACGATTTCATATCCAGATATGATTGATCATATTATGGTTTCTAACGAATTGGTAGATAATTATATTGAAGGAAGCGCGACCGTGCATTATGAGTTTTACACTGCAGACTATGCTTATACCGCATCAGACCACTTCCCCGTATCGGTAAGAATGGTTTTAGTGGAAGAAGATGATTCTTGCGGAGAAAATGGAGATAAAGTCCTAGTTTGCCATAACGGCAATTCGCTTTGTATCTCTAAAAATGCTTTGCCTGGAATGATGGCGAAAGGTGCTGTGATGGGTTCTTGTGAGGCAGATGCGCTCTTTATTTATGTGAGTCCTAACCCAGCAATAAACAATACCACGGTTTATTTAAGCGGACTTTCCAAAGGAAAAGCTACGCTGAGTGTATATGATTTAAGTGGAAATGTTAAGCTTTCAAAATCAATCGTGATTCCAGATGAAAGTACGTTTGAGTATCCGTTAAATATTTCTCAACTCGCAGCTGGCGTTTACATTGTAAAAGTTCAGAACAATAAAGGAGATAGCGTTTATACTAAACTTATCATCCTATAA
- a CDS encoding DNA-binding transcriptional regulator, MerR family, with protein MNNVKSSFSIRDLENLSGIKAHTIRIWEKRYNLLQPERTDSNIRTYNLESLQKLLNISYLNNNGYKISKIAKCSDEEMTALVKEHARDSEKHSNAINSLKLAMINFDQGLFYRTYQDLERNNSFEEIFNDVIMPLLNEIGLLWQTDTITIANEHFITSLIRQQILLNIEKKQSNFEFSNDQVFVLFLPLNEIHELGLMFLYYILLDHGIQTIYLGQSVPMSSLKYFVKLYDKVTFVSYFTIKPNTGKVLDYLNDFKKDILVNDQSNFWVLGRKLMEVRLTNLPQNIKVFSSVDALKKQLKVTNKNQTILS; from the coding sequence ATGAACAATGTAAAATCGAGCTTCAGTATCAGGGATTTAGAAAATCTCAGTGGTATAAAGGCGCATACAATCAGGATTTGGGAAAAACGTTATAACCTCTTACAACCAGAGCGCACCGATAGCAATATTAGAACCTACAATTTAGAAAGTCTTCAAAAACTTCTAAACATCAGTTATCTTAATAATAATGGTTATAAAATCTCTAAAATTGCGAAATGCTCTGATGAGGAAATGACCGCTTTGGTAAAAGAACATGCCCGTGATAGCGAGAAACATTCGAACGCTATCAATTCATTAAAGCTTGCCATGATCAATTTTGATCAAGGTCTATTTTATAGGACTTATCAAGATTTAGAAAGAAACAATTCTTTTGAAGAAATCTTTAATGACGTCATTATGCCGCTTTTGAATGAAATTGGGCTTTTATGGCAAACAGATACTATTACTATTGCCAATGAACATTTTATAACTTCCTTGATAAGACAACAAATCTTGTTGAATATTGAGAAAAAACAGAGCAATTTTGAGTTTAGTAATGACCAAGTTTTTGTTTTGTTCTTACCTTTAAACGAGATACACGAATTAGGTTTAATGTTTCTCTATTATATTTTGCTCGATCATGGTATACAGACCATTTACTTGGGGCAAAGTGTGCCAATGAGCAGCTTAAAGTATTTTGTGAAACTATACGATAAAGTGACCTTTGTCTCGTACTTCACAATTAAACCGAATACTGGCAAAGTGCTGGATTATTTAAATGACTTCAAAAAAGATATTCTTGTAAACGACCAAAGCAACTTTTGGGTTTTAGGAAGAAAATTGATGGAAGTCCGATTAACCAACCTTCCACAAAATATTAAAGTATTCAGTTCTGTAGATGCTTTAAAAAAGCAATTAAAAGTGACTAATAAAAACCAAACAATCCTCTCATGA
- a CDS encoding phytoene desaturase, translating to MKSSIAIIGSGFSALAASCYLAKEGFKVTIYEKNSTIGGRARQFKKDGFTFDIGPTWYWMPDVFERFFNDFSKKPSDYYQLEKLNPAYSVYFGKDDFITIEDTLEKIYSAFEKEEPGSSKELKIFIDNAQHNYDVAIKDLVYRPGISPMELATPATLMKLDQFFSTIKKDVRKKFKNDRLAQILEFPVLFLGAKPDNTPSFYSFMNYADFGLGTFHPKKGMYQVILGIAELAKSLGVEIKTDSEVSQIVISDNKAIGVVVNDKFEESDVVLSGADYHHSETLLEKNQRQYSEKYWENKTFAPSSLLFYVGFDKKIKNVNHHTLFFDVDFDQHAKEIYDNPSWPKDPLFYASFPSITDNYCAPEGKEAGIFLIPLAPDLKDSKEIREEYFNKIIDRFENLTSQSVKNNIIFKESYCVDDFKKDYNSYKGNAYGMANTLFQTAFLRPKLKSKKIANLFFTGQLTVPGPGVPPSLISGKLVSELIKKNEKTKSLV from the coding sequence ATGAAAAGCAGCATTGCCATTATTGGTTCAGGATTTTCAGCATTAGCAGCCTCATGTTATCTTGCTAAAGAAGGATTTAAGGTCACCATTTATGAAAAGAACTCCACAATTGGTGGTAGAGCAAGGCAATTTAAAAAGGACGGATTTACGTTCGATATAGGTCCTACTTGGTATTGGATGCCAGATGTGTTTGAAAGATTTTTTAACGATTTTAGTAAAAAACCATCAGATTATTATCAATTAGAAAAGTTGAATCCAGCCTACTCTGTATATTTTGGTAAGGATGATTTTATCACGATTGAAGATACGCTCGAAAAGATATATTCTGCGTTCGAAAAAGAAGAGCCCGGAAGTTCTAAAGAATTAAAAATCTTTATTGACAATGCACAGCATAATTACGATGTTGCTATTAAGGATTTGGTATACCGTCCGGGAATTTCTCCGATGGAACTTGCGACTCCTGCAACACTTATGAAGCTAGATCAATTTTTTAGCACCATTAAAAAAGATGTGAGAAAGAAATTCAAAAATGATAGACTGGCCCAAATCTTAGAATTCCCAGTGCTTTTTTTAGGAGCTAAACCAGACAATACACCTTCATTTTATAGTTTCATGAATTATGCAGATTTCGGCCTTGGCACATTTCATCCTAAAAAGGGAATGTATCAAGTAATCTTAGGAATTGCTGAACTAGCTAAAAGTTTAGGGGTTGAAATAAAAACCGATTCTGAAGTAAGTCAGATTGTAATTTCAGACAATAAAGCCATTGGTGTTGTGGTGAATGATAAATTTGAAGAAAGTGATGTGGTTCTTTCTGGAGCAGATTATCATCACTCCGAAACTCTGTTAGAAAAGAATCAACGACAATACTCTGAGAAATATTGGGAAAATAAAACCTTTGCACCTTCATCCTTACTTTTTTATGTAGGCTTCGATAAAAAAATAAAAAACGTAAATCATCATACCCTCTTTTTTGACGTTGACTTCGATCAGCACGCTAAAGAGATTTATGATAACCCCAGTTGGCCTAAAGACCCGCTATTTTACGCAAGTTTCCCATCAATTACAGACAACTATTGCGCTCCCGAAGGCAAAGAAGCGGGAATTTTTCTTATTCCTTTAGCTCCAGATTTAAAAGACTCAAAGGAAATAAGGGAAGAATATTTCAATAAAATCATTGACAGATTTGAAAATTTAACTTCACAATCGGTAAAAAATAATATTATATTTAAGGAGTCTTATTGTGTAGATGATTTTAAAAAGGACTACAATTCATATAAAGGAAACGCCTACGGCATGGCAAATACCTTGTTTCAAACTGCCTTTTTAAGACCAAAACTGAAGAGTAAAAAAATTGCTAATTTATTCTTTACTGGGCAATTGACCGTACCTGGACCTGGTGTTCCACCCTCTTTAATTTCGGGTAAGTTAGTTTCAGAATTGATTAAAAAAAATGAAAAAACAAAAAGTCTGGTTTAG
- a CDS encoding Phytoene/squalene synthetase, protein MKSIFDMVSRECSKKVTQSYSTSFSLATKLLADSIRQDIYNIYGFVRFADEIVDSFHDYDKDELFKRFEVDLHLSLANKISLNPILNSFQETFHKYKIDIALVEAFMASMRMDLTKKKYLTEAEYKDYIYGSADVVGLMCLKVFVHGDNDKYEALKLSAQSLGSAFQKVNFLRDLKADYEDLSRSYFPNTNLDRLDEASKQAIIDDIESDFSKGLEGIKLLPVEAKFGVFMAYRYYHQLLKKLKKTPALHIRSARIRVPNYKKFELLTRSYVKYQLNLM, encoded by the coding sequence ATGAAATCAATTTTCGACATGGTCTCTCGAGAGTGCAGCAAAAAGGTTACTCAATCTTACAGCACCTCATTTTCTTTAGCTACCAAACTATTGGCCGACAGCATACGACAAGATATTTATAACATTTATGGGTTTGTCCGTTTTGCGGATGAAATAGTAGATTCTTTTCATGATTACGACAAGGATGAACTTTTTAAGAGATTTGAAGTAGATTTGCATCTGTCTCTCGCCAATAAAATCAGTTTGAATCCGATATTGAATTCTTTTCAAGAGACATTTCATAAATATAAAATAGATATTGCTTTGGTCGAAGCCTTTATGGCTAGTATGAGAATGGACCTAACCAAGAAAAAGTATCTGACCGAAGCAGAATATAAGGATTACATTTATGGTTCGGCCGACGTGGTAGGTCTCATGTGCTTAAAAGTGTTTGTTCATGGAGATAATGATAAATATGAAGCTCTTAAATTATCTGCCCAGAGTCTTGGTTCTGCTTTCCAGAAAGTAAATTTCTTAAGGGATTTAAAGGCAGATTATGAAGATTTAAGTCGTTCCTATTTTCCTAACACCAATCTAGATAGATTAGATGAAGCCTCTAAGCAAGCCATAATCGACGATATAGAAAGTGATTTTTCAAAAGGTTTGGAAGGCATAAAATTATTACCGGTAGAAGCAAAATTCGGAGTTTTTATGGCCTATCGATATTACCATCAGTTATTGAAAAAATTGAAGAAAACACCAGCCTTGCACATAAGATCTGCAAGGATAAGAGTACCAAACTATAAAAAATTTGAATTACTGACCAGAAGCTACGTTAAGTACCAATTAAACCTAATGTAA
- a CDS encoding beta-carotene 3-hydroxylase — protein sequence MNVIFWIVVFVGTFLTMEFMAWFTHKYVMHGFLWNLHRDHHHKDHDSWFERNDAFFIFYAIVSMVCFYLWSYEDVWYCLPIALGILSYGIAYFVVHDIFIHQRFKVFRNADNWYAKGVRRAHKIHHKHLGKQEGENFGMLIVPFKYFKK from the coding sequence ATGAATGTGATATTTTGGATTGTTGTTTTTGTAGGAACTTTTTTGACCATGGAGTTCATGGCTTGGTTTACCCATAAATATGTAATGCACGGCTTTTTGTGGAATCTTCACCGAGACCATCATCATAAAGATCATGATAGTTGGTTCGAGAGGAACGATGCCTTTTTTATCTTTTACGCGATTGTTAGTATGGTTTGTTTCTATTTATGGAGCTACGAAGATGTTTGGTATTGTCTACCAATCGCCTTGGGTATTTTATCATATGGAATTGCATATTTTGTCGTTCATGACATTTTTATTCATCAACGTTTCAAGGTTTTTAGAAATGCTGACAATTGGTACGCAAAAGGCGTAAGACGGGCTCACAAAATTCATCATAAACATTTAGGTAAGCAAGAAGGTGAAAATTTTGGGATGTTAATCGTTCCGTTTAAATACTTCAAAAAATAG
- a CDS encoding lycopene beta-cyclase — MAKTEPPYFDYIIVGSGLAGLQLALEFSSDSFFSDKKIALIDSDPKTTNDKTWCFWEKGNGKWDDIVSKTWETANFYSIDKKIKLSLPPHQYKMVKSIDFYNHAKNVLSENPNISFIEDSIIKIWDTSSNLHITGRKSEYLADLVFDSRIPQNFFDDKKSIKIQQHFKGYIIKTEKEIFNPEEFTMMDYRMRHQKSTSFIYILPLTTDKALVEYTFFTPDLVEENVYDSHLKTYISEILKIENFTILEDEKGNIPMTDFNFNKYHTDRITKIGTGGGWVKGSTGYSFKNTERKISIVIKNLKAGNTPSNGLFKKRFQFYDSIFLSVLNDFNTEGMQIFEKFYSKNKVNDIFEFLDEKSNFQQEVKIMSSLFSKHFILSLMKYLRR, encoded by the coding sequence TTGGCCAAGACTGAACCACCATACTTCGATTATATTATTGTTGGTAGTGGTTTGGCTGGTTTACAACTAGCGCTAGAATTTTCTTCTGACTCATTTTTCTCTGACAAAAAAATCGCCTTAATCGATTCTGACCCTAAGACCACAAATGACAAAACGTGGTGCTTTTGGGAAAAAGGAAATGGAAAATGGGATGATATAGTTTCCAAAACATGGGAAACTGCTAATTTTTATAGTATCGATAAAAAGATTAAGCTATCACTCCCTCCCCATCAATATAAAATGGTTAAGTCAATAGACTTTTACAATCATGCAAAAAATGTTCTATCTGAAAACCCGAATATTAGCTTTATCGAAGATTCTATTATAAAAATCTGGGATACGAGTTCAAACCTTCATATAACTGGTAGAAAATCTGAATATTTGGCTGATTTGGTGTTTGATAGTCGAATTCCTCAAAATTTTTTTGATGATAAAAAATCAATAAAAATCCAACAGCATTTTAAAGGTTATATCATTAAAACCGAAAAGGAAATTTTTAATCCTGAAGAATTTACAATGATGGATTATAGAATGCGCCATCAAAAGTCTACTAGTTTCATTTACATACTTCCACTTACAACTGATAAAGCTTTAGTTGAATATACCTTTTTCACCCCAGATTTAGTTGAAGAGAACGTATATGATAGTCATCTAAAAACATATATTTCTGAGATTCTTAAAATTGAAAACTTCACGATTTTAGAAGACGAGAAAGGAAATATCCCGATGACGGATTTCAACTTTAATAAATATCATACGGATAGAATTACAAAAATCGGCACTGGCGGGGGTTGGGTTAAAGGTTCAACCGGTTATTCTTTTAAAAACACGGAACGTAAGATTTCTATTGTAATCAAGAATCTGAAAGCAGGTAACACGCCATCAAACGGATTATTTAAAAAGAGATTTCAATTCTATGATTCCATTTTCTTGAGTGTTCTCAACGATTTCAATACAGAAGGAATGCAGATTTTTGAGAAATTTTATTCTAAAAATAAGGTGAACGATATTTTTGAATTTTTAGATGAAAAATCAAATTTTCAACAAGAAGTTAAAATCATGAGTTCGTTATTTTCAAAACATTTCATCCTTAGTTTGATGAAATATTTGAGAAGATAA